From Watersipora subatra chromosome 8, tzWatSuba1.1, whole genome shotgun sequence, a single genomic window includes:
- the LOC137402557 gene encoding uncharacterized protein gives MFYNFLVDPKDRDFLRYLWSDNTQKLKTYRMKVHLFGAKSSPAVATFGLRQIAHDNKALSSKAAHFICRDFYVDDGLTSVSSEEEAIELITRARQICEKGNLRLHKFISNSSAILTALPESERSVQNTELFAGNLPEQRTLGLQWSTRNDVFKFINNVKTKPDTKRGILSVVSQLYDPLGFIAPFTLTGKLILQKINKEDSDWDKPVSADISREWEKWLQKLPEIESISIPRCYKPKDFGVVSERQLHHFCDASDNGMGACSYLRQVNEQGEVHVSLVLAKSKVIPSKGLYTTPRLELMSAVMATQLSITLRKELDLSIDQEYFWTDSIITLGRINNDATKFTTFISNRLKIIHDRTQNSQWFHISGDQNPADIASRGKPCDELKSTI, from the coding sequence ATGTTTTACAACTTTTTAGTTGACCCCAAAGacagagattttttgcgatatCTTTGGAGTGACAACACACAGAAACTCAAAACATATCGAATGAAGGTTCATTTGTTTGGTGCCAAGTCATCTCCAGCAGTAGCGACATTCGGGCTTCGACAAATAGCTCATGACAACAAAGCTCTGTCTTCAAAAGCAGCTCACTTCATCTGTAGAGACTTCTATGTTGATGATGGTCTTACCAGTGTGAGCAGTGAAGAAGAAGCGATTGAACTAATCACCAGAGCTAGACAAATTTGCGAAAAAGGTAATCTCCGGCTACACAAGTTCATTTCCAACAGTTCTGCTATTCTCACGGCCTTGCCTGAGAGTGAGCGATCAGTTCAAAACACTGAGCTATTTGCCGGCAACCTTCCTGAACAAAGAACACTAGGATTGCAATGGTCCACCAGGAATGATGTTTTCAAATTCATCAACAATGTCAAAACCAAACCTGATACTAAACGCGGAATCTTATCGGTGGTCAGTCAACTCTATGATCCTCTAGGATTCATTGCCCCATTCACTTTGACGGGCAAgttaattttgcaaaaaatcaacaaAGAAGATTCTGATTGGGATAAACCAGTGTCTGCTGACATCAGTCGAGAGTGGGAAAAATGGTTACAGAAGCTACCAGAGATAGAATCAATCAGCATCCCAAGGTGCTACAAGCCAAAGGACTTTGGGGTTGTGTCCGAAAGACAATTGCATCATTTCTGCGATGCAAGTGACAATGGCATGGGTGCTTGTTCCTACCTACGCCAAGTGAATGAGCAAGGAGAAGTACATGTCAGCTTGGTATTAGCAAAATCAAAAGTGATTCCTTCAAAAGGTTTATACACCACACCTCGACTCGAGCTTATGTCAGCTGTTATGGCTACTCAATTGAGCATCACTCTAAGAAAGGAGCTTGACCTATCCATTGACCAGGAATATTTTTGGACTGACTCGATAATTACATTAGGTCGAATCAACAATGACGCAACCAAATTCACAACTTTCATTTCCAATCGACTAAAGATAATTCATGACAGAACTCAGAACAGCCAGTGGTTTCATATCTCTGGTGACCAGAATCCTGCTGACATAGCATCTCGAGGAAAACCATGTGATGAGTTAAAATCCACAATATAG
- the LOC137402558 gene encoding uncharacterized protein produces MNTEDPELRKVKGMMTNLNKNMTDKFTKFSTWNKLSRSVAILQSICKSKTDRRWIIQPLTPASLHKARNTIISLLQQSYFGPELVAVRGGLPVQRKSPLCKMNPILGEDGLLRVGGRLSRSSALSYGERHPVVLPPDTHVTNLVIRHYHDLTRHQGKTITQARLRSAGFWISGRMVKSIINKCVICKRLRGKPSEQIMADLPDVRVEPTSPFTNVGMDCFGPFVVKDRRTEVKRWGLLLTCMYSRAVHVEMLDDMSTDSLITALRAFLCIRGAVKTLYCDQGTNFVGAANELAKQIENSCTSSPLGRYLLDNQIEFRFNSPHASHAGGVWKRQIRSIRAALESQLSRHSARLTSTGLRVAFYEAMNIVNSRPISAEALNDHGVQVITPNHLLTSKPAHCTPLPGKFDSTEVFGQKMWRKTQQMADEFWTAWKDSYLQQITKRQRWERPQENLRAGDIVLVKEENTPRYEWPTGKIIEVTEGEDGKVRRVRVQMATSILHLKGLVLERPIQKLILLLKAE; encoded by the coding sequence ATGAACACAGAGGATCCTGAGTTGAGAAAAGTTAAAGGAATGATGACAAACCTGAACAAAAATATGACTGACAAGTTCACCAAATTCTCGACGTGGAATAAACTGTCACGCTCCGTGGCAATCCTCCAGAGCATATGCAAGTCCAAAACAGACAGGAGATGGATCATTCAACCTCTAACCCCAGCAAGCCTCCACAAAGCTAGAAACACAATCATATCTTTGTTGCAGCAAAGTTACTTCGGACCAGAGCTGGTGGCAGTAAGAGGGGGTCTGCCTGTGCAGAGAAAAAGCCCACTCTGCAAGATGAATCCCATACTAGGTGAAGACGGACTATTACGTGTCGGTGGGAGGTTGAGCAGGTCCTCTGCTCTCAGCTATGGTGAAAGACACCCTGTTGTCCTGCCTCCCGATACCCATGTGACAAATCTTGTTATCAGACATTACCATGACTTAACAAGACATCAAGGAAAGACCATTACTCAGGCCAGGCTAAGGTCGGCTGGATTCTGGATATCTGGAAGGATGGTGAAGTCCATCATCAACAAGTGCGTCATATGCAAGCGACTGAGAGGCAAGCCATCGGAACAGATTATGGCGGATTTACCGGATGTTAGAGTAGAACCCACATCTCCATTTACTAATGTTGGAATGGACTGTTTTGGACCATTTGTGGTCAAAGACAGAAGGACTGAGGTCAAGCGATGGGGCCTACTGCTGACATGTATGTACTCAAGAGCAGTACACGTGGAGATGCTTGATGATATGAGTACTGACTCACTCATTACAGCCTTACGAGCCTTTCTTTGTATACGAGGTGCCGTCAAAACCCTTTATTGTGACCAAGGGACCAACTTTGTCGGTGCTGCCAATGAATTGGCTAAACAGATAGAGAACTCATGCACTAGCTCTCCATTAGGAAGATACTTGCTGGATAATCAAATTGAGTTCAGGTTTAACTCGCCACATGCTAGTCATGCAGGAGGTGTTTGGAAGCGACAAATTAGGAGCATTAGAGCTGCTCTGGAAAGTCAGCTGAGCAGACACAGTGCCCGGCTCACAAGCACCGGGCTACGAGTAGCTTTTTACGAAGCCATGAACATTGTTAATTCAAGGCCTATTTCTGCAGAGGCTCTCAACGACCATGGCGTACAAGTCATCACCCCAAATCATCTGCTCACCTCAAAACCAGCTCATTGCACACCCTTGCCTGGAAAATTTGATTCGACAGAAGTATTTGGTCAAAAAATGTGGCGGAAGACTCAGCAAATGGCTGATGAGTTCTGGACGGCATGGAAAGATAGTTATTTACAACAAATTACTAAAAGGCAAAGGTGGGAGCGACCACAGGAAAATCTTAGAGCTGGGGATATTGTCTTGGTAAAGGAGGAAAATACACCTCGGTATGAATGGCCAACTGGTAAGATCATTGAAGTGACAGAGGGGGAAGATGGCAAAGTGAGAAGAGTGAGGGTACAAATGGCCACATCGATCCTTCACCTGAAGGGGTTGGTGCTGGAAAGGCCTATCCAGAAATTGATTCTTCTCCTCAAAGCAGAATAA